The Capsicum annuum cultivar UCD-10X-F1 chromosome 3, UCD10Xv1.1, whole genome shotgun sequence genomic sequence ctggggggaccaatactggaaactcatgttttccgatgtgaggtttggtcatagtgaccgtgtgcatgatgtcacactttatattttgggagatgtactagacATCTCAAGTTTTTTTCTCTggtcgtgcggctaacacgcactggggccgtTTCAGCAGGGGAGAGATGAACCCATAAagctcgtgggtggttttaggacggcaAGGCTACACAGCccagataaaggttttaaatgcatgttaaaccttgttccctttcctagcacgatatatatgtatatatgtgattgcatatggttatttgacttagttttgaatgatggcattattttaactatacccctgagtacatgctagcattcattcTGCTAAACGtctttgggtgttgtatccccacgtgatattGGAACCGGCCATACTATCATTCCTCCTaatcagtgacttggattcggggacagctttgagtcagattaaagtggtgagctttcatactttggaaggctccatttcatgctatggacttcttttaattatttttgtttcttggattttggttttggctgtGCTCAGGAGAATGTCCCGACCGGATGTTAGTtaattctggttagaggctttgtcagactactatgaACATAAgcagtgtcggtattggtatcaaccttggcattggtacTTGCATTGGGGTTGGCaccggttggatatttggttgaggTTATTGGATTATGCTTATAAACTTTATTCaatgtctttgaattattatttttgtatcttcttatatgttcaaaattcatccgacttaAGGTGCAGGGCAGTTACagttaggtattgggggtggtctctagtcctggttggacttgagatgcccgacatgactaggccctggttcgggtcgtgtcaaccATGAAAACGGCTTGTTGGGCGCTTTAGTGGCCCTTTGGGCGCTTCAACGGTCCGGACCGACTCGGCAAGTGCCGCTTTATCAACTAGTTGGCCGCTCAAGCGCTAGCCACTTTAGCGCCAACTGCCTACTTTAGAGGCCTGCGATGTTAGCGAGGTACCGCTTAGCGGCCACCTGGGCGCTTTAGCATTGACCACTAATGTGGCCCAAGGCCTACTTTAGCAACAACTAGTGCCTATAAATTTCCCTCTTAGCACGATTTCTCCCATTTTTCACCTATTCTCAAGAACATAGAATCCTAAAAAGAGTGGAAACTTGGGACGAtcatttgtgggtgattttggagaATTTGTGGACTTAGATTACGTGTTTCTTCTTTGAGTTCATGGTAAGCttccatcaatttcttgatttaacCCTCCATCATTTCCCAAAATTCCTAGAATATTAGtgggttgattttagcaccattagAACTCAAAATTATCCCATTTTGAGGGTAAATATTctttgagcatagagggacattgTGTATGTTTCGAAAGTGCAATTCTTTGAACAAGCCTCGCATGAGATTTTACGTAATTTTGAACCCGAAGAAtaatagtacaatatgggtatcattgttctcgttTTGATGAGTATATGGTGATTTTGTTAGAATGGCATCTTATGGAAGCTTCTCAGGAGAGAAAATCTTTGGTTTAGCAGATTCTTCAAGCTTTTCATCGGCGTCCATGCAGGTTAGGCTTAGCCTCTTCATAGATTGACCTATTtcgtagtatgattatgatattatgctatataTGGGATGAGATACAGGTGTTGGAGATATGATTAACGACATTAGTATTATTTGGACTGTTTAtgctatcttgaaatcataatttagacgTAAGTGACTTAGTTGCTCCTGTTTTAGGTCAAATTTCTACCTTAGGgctaattatggcttatttaacatcAATAAGtgtatttagataccttagcctagtttggggtagaattttTCTTAGAATGAATTTTGGAGATTAGAAGTGGGCCTCTCTGATCCACTTAAtccaagacttgtgttagattTCTTAGACTTCTATACATATGTTCTACCTCGAGATGTTTATTTTGGGACTTTGAGGAGTTTAGACACTTGATATTTATGTATATTTGATATTTGGAAGTTGGTGCTAATTTCGAGAAAAACACGGtggattgatgatatgagtttctgTTCAAGTCTGataattgatgattatattattgatatgagtttcgattcaagtgtgacaaatgatgataatgatgataatgctATTAAGTTCCGGTTTGAGTCCGACATTGAGGGTTTATCTATGATATGATACAGTATGGATGAAGTCATGGTTATGGCCTGATATTTGGTAAATTATGGTTCTTCGGTTATTTACTTCCTTTGATTGCACCTTCTGGGTTTTTGGGAGCCCacattggattatttacttttccgcacttatTAGCTTATGAGggccaatttagtagttataacTATGTGATCCTTGCGTTACTATTGTAGATTTATTTAATTATCCATGCACAacagtgttggagcttatttcctggtttgcccttttaccttgacttagcttatttatctcgcatttatatcataatttagctcagtcgaccgatgatgcctactgagtatccgtaattttgatactcatactacatttctgtacctttttggtccAGATACAAGTACTAGTAGCCACCGCTGACGTGACGATCATGCTAAGTTGATTCTGGAGATCGAGTAAGCTGTTAGAGTCGGAATTACCCCTTTTCCCCTCTATTATCTATGTCAAGTCTTTTATTTTTCGAGACAGATTATAATTGACTATTCCAGTACTTATGTTCtattgtagtagctcttgtaccgacactaTTAGGTCATGGGATGGTTATGGATGTGATATCTATATTCCAGACTATCattgttgttttattattattataagtcttacaacagcaacaacaataacaacaaacccagtctattcccacaaagtgaggtttggggagggtaaaatgtacgcagtccataccgctacctctaaaaaagtagagagactatttttgatagactcccggctcaagatagagaatagtacacAAGGTTGTAATGAAATATGAAACAGGATGGATGACATActagaaataaggaataagaaataataaaaatagatatcagagaaatacgaaataagagaaatacgagcaatttgaaataagaaataagaaataggacacccacctagtagtaataTACACTCATAGACCAAATTGTTGATTTCGACTTTTAGGTCATTCTCTACCAAATTAGCCCGTTGCTTATAGCTTCGGGTTACGATTTGGCTTACttactggtgggataaagtaggtgccatcatgactcgtaaattgggcGTGATAACTTGTTATTGAGTTCTTCTGTCAATTGTACCATTCCTAATCATTAGTTTTTTCCCTGATACGTATTATGCCATAAATATACTTCTCCCATTGCTGAACAActaattgaagaagataatatgGTCATGAAGTTTTTCCACACCATTATTCATATTTTCCCATAAAATAGTCGAACACCAATCTTCGAACAAGCATCCCAAACTCATCAAGACCTCCAAGACACAAACTAATAGTGTGAGTCAATCATAAAGCACGTTTTTGACCTGTTGAAATCATCAAATCACCCATCCGGGATTATCTTGATCGAGTGTTAATCAGTCAACTCGTAGCTTTAAGAAAACATCTTAAGGTCCAAAATACCCCCGAATGCCTCGAGACCTATGCCAAAACTGCTAACTAGTTCATAAATCACCCATCAAACCCAACCGATTgccaaaactcaaaattgaccTTGTTAACCCTAAATGTTGACTTTGGTCAAACTTTTCAACTTCTCgactttcaaaactaaaaagctTCCTCTAAGAATATCCAATCACCTTGTAAAACGTGCAACCCAATtcataagtcataaataacaTAATGAAGCTCCAAAAGGTTCAGATTAGGAAATTGGTTTGAAAGAACGAAACAATCATGCGGGGTCATTGTATTCAACTTGCAAAAGAGTTGACTTAATGTAAAGTAAATGATTACTCCCTCTTTCTCAATTACTTGACATGTTTGTTTTTTTGCACAATTTTTAAGGACAAATTTATAAGTGGTAAGTTAATTAATTCCATTAAATTACTaagagtaaaattaaaaatattatccaATTATCTCTTCATTCTTTAAATATCcgaactattttaattttttttttttttttgccacacATGATATTACTCCCGACCCCTGATAAGTCAAACCCACTCTTGTACGCCAAACTAAGGGACATTGTTTCGTGGAAACACCTATACCAATTtgtgaaatagaaaaagaaaatactcAACTATTTTTAAAAGGATCCAAGAAACGAGAGAGGGGATCCTCTTctcttgtttgtttgtttgtgttTCTCTGTCAAAGATTTGATGGAGAGCATCCCAATCCCAGGGTGGCAGGTGTTGTCGTTGTGCGGAATTGCTACATGGCTGGTTCTATCTTCATTCTTCAATTTTACGCGAAAGATTAGATCTTTCACTCAACCATGGGTTTCTACCTATGTTGTTTCTACCACTCCTCTTACTTTAATTATCCAGGTTTCATTCTTCTGCTTTCtactacaaattttatttatttctattctcTGATTTCTGTTAatggattttctttttcttttgcagaAATATCACAACAAATATTTGGATGCCTTGTTTTCTGGTCTTTCTTGTGTCGTTTCTGTGCCTTTCTACACTGCTTTCCTTCCCTTGCTATTCTGGGTATATCTATATGTTTTTACCGGATTAATAATAATTTGTATCTTACAAAAGCTTTCTTTTTTATAGTCTATTTTTTTATGTTGCAGAGTGGGCATTGCAAATTGGCTAGACAGATGACTCTTTTGATGGCTTTTTGTGATTATATCGGTAACTGTATAAAGGTACTCCTGGCTTTTCTATTTATGTCATGTCAGTTTTGTATTTACTTTTTGTTAGATCATGTGTGTTCGGTGTGTTTAAAATTTGCAGGATGTTGTATGTGCTCCTAGACCCAGTTCACCACCTGTTAGGAGAATAACTGCAACCGAAGATGAGAAAGAAAATGCCCTCGAATATGGACTGCCTTCTTCACACACCCTCAACACTCTCTGCCTCTCTGGGTACACCCCTTATTTTTCGCTCTGCTGCTTGACAACATGGCATTGATGCTCTGACGGAATtagcagaaaataaaattaattactcTTTGCTTCATTTAGGAACGAAAAATACTCACCATTGCCACATGTTGTGCTTTATACCAGCATATTCTTACTCCTCTTATTCCCTTTTATGGACAAGCCAGATTCCTTCTTCAGTATATCTTATCCTACACACAAAATGATGATGCCATTACTGGATTATCTGGATTAGCAAtcgtttgtttgtttgttttcttcatTGCAGTAGGTAAGTCAATTTTCTGCATGAGGCTCTAATATTACTTCTTCAAAACTTCCAGGACTCAAATTTTGCTTATTTCTCAGGAAGAATATATTTGGGAATGCACAGCTTGATTGACATCATTGGGGGTCTAATTATTGGATTGGCAATCCTGGCATCCTGGCTTTCTGTTCACAAATACATAGATGATTTCGTAGTTTTGGGACAAAATGGTGTGAATACTGTTACCTGTTTTGAATTTCTTTTCTCGTAACGGCTGTGTTATCTCATTACTGTTAATCAAACAAAATCTAGAGAATTGACAGGAGACGCTACACTCCTTGCTGATAACTGATGTGCTTCTTGGTAGATATCCACTTCTATGCATATTTGTAATTCAAAAATAGATCAAGACGCGCAATGTGATTACCATCAGCTCCACACAGATTAACTTTGTCATACCAGTAGAGTCTTCCAAATCAGTGAAAGAGTAAATTAGGAGTGGTGATATTGGTAATGCTTCTACCACTGATGTGGTATCTTGAAAGTACACTCCAAAATCCAAATGGATGTTTAGCCATACTTCAATCAAATATTagtaaaaacagaaaaaaaaaaaaaaaaagaggaaagaaaagaaaagaaaagaaatgcttTAGTAGACAGAAATGGTTAAGACAACAGTCAATAGAAGGTCCAGGATGGACTTGGATTCCTTTATCAAGAGTTAAATATACCATCCATGGTGCTGAGTATAATAACTATAGGGCCTGGAAATGCAATTAAACTTACTTGAGGTTCCTGAAGATGAAAGATATAAGAGCTTGTCTCCTCCTGCAAAATATTCTCCCTTTTATCTTTCTTAATTGATATGAATGTCGGGTTCTTAGTGATTTGCGAAAGGGAACATTGGAAGTATGACACAAATGAGGGCTGAGTGCTTGTATTCCCTCTAGACCGGATGAAAATCTGTAAGAAAATCCTGTTATTCCTCCTATATGGAGTGTCATAATGTCAGAGCTGAATGAGAAAAGTCATAGCTCTTTGCACATAGTAGGACAGAGACATTGTAAATGGGCAGAATGCCTGAGTAGGCTAAATTGGTGTCGAATGAGCTGACAGATTGCAGAATCTGCTCCACAATGATTGGCGGATTTCAATCAAATCTGCTCCACAAATCAGCTAACAGATTGACTGTAATCAGCTCCTGTAAATATGGGATAGCATGTGTCTTAggaaaatacattattttagGTAATAGATTAGGGGAAATCCGTTGATTCAAGAATCTCCCAAGAATCAGGGATTCATTAGTTCATTCTGATCTTACTTTTCTCTTATAAATACTGTACAAttctatgaataaaaaatatacttttgcAGTATCTTAACTTACATGGTATTAGAGCGGGACGTAATATCACATGGAAAAAAAAGCTTTCCAAGGAGATCATCTTTCTGGAACATCAAAAGAAGACAAAAGTTCTCTAGAAGTTCCTACAAAAAATATGATGACTCAAGGAGGCAATGTTTCTCACATGTCCTTCCAGTTAACTTCTCATCAATTAAACGGGAAGAACTACCTAGAATGGGCACAGTCCGTAAAGCTTGCAATTGATGGTCGTGGAAAGTTGTGACATCTGACCGGAGAGACGAAAAAGCCGGAAGTCGGAGACCTAAAGATGAACACCTGGAGATCAGAGAATTCACTCTTGATTGCCTGGTTAATAAATTCCATGGAACCACTTATAGGTAAACCTTATCTTTTTTTACCTATTGCTAAGGATGTGTGGAAGTCGTTAGGGAGACATATTCTGATGTAGAAAATGCTTCTCAAATATTTGAGTTGAAAATTAAACTATGACAGGCTAAGCAGGGTGACAAAGTCACTGCTTATTATAACGAAATGGTGTCTTTGTGGCAGGAATTAGACCAATGTTATAATAATGAATACGAGTGTTCTGTGGATAGTGTGAAAgcaaaaaaaagggaagaaaatgagagagtttaCCTTTTTTTTAGCAGGATTAAATCGTGAGTTTGATGAGGTTAGGTCACGAATGCTAGGAATAAATCCTCTGCCCTCACTTCGTGAAACCTTTTC encodes the following:
- the LOC107863732 gene encoding lipid phosphate phosphatase delta codes for the protein MESIPIPGWQVLSLCGIATWLVLSSFFNFTRKIRSFTQPWVSTYVVSTTPLTLIIQKYHNKYLDALFSGLSCVVSVPFYTAFLPLLFWSGHCKLARQMTLLMAFCDYIGNCIKDVVCAPRPSSPPVRRITATEDEKENALEYGLPSSHTLNTLCLSGFLLQYILSYTQNDDAITGLSGLAIVCLFVFFIAVGRIYLGMHSLIDIIGGLIIGLAILASWLSVHKYIDDFVVLGQNVSSFWAVLSFLLLFAYPTPQLPTPSFEFHTAFNGVALGIVIGVQQTYHQFHHESVPRVFTPHLTVPAFLGRMIVGYPTILLVRFCSKALAKWMLPILANALGIPVRSSNYIPSLSVSASAKKSDEIKQEGYIQKLFFFSRQDSFEVDTGIRLFQYAGLAWSVVDLVPSLFSHLSL